The genomic region TAGGTACTGCCATCGTTCATTTCTGCCGCTACCAGCACCACCTGGGTTTTAAGTAAACGTATGCGTGTCGAGATTTCAGCCCGACCATTCGCAGGGCTCAAATAGAAACTTGCCACCTCCGGAGAAGGGTTGCGTTCAGCAATAATATGTATCGCTTTTACGTAATCCTCATCGCTCATAGGGCTATCAACTGAAACTTTAATGGGTACGAATCGACCCTGATCTGTCACCGCCGGCAATTCGATTTTGATTCTGCCTTTTGCCGGCTTTTTTTCACCGATTAGCAATTTAAGTCGCTGCTTCGCATCCCTGGGAGCCCCATTGGCCACCGGAGAAAAAACCAATAGAGACAATACTGGAAAAGCCGCCAGCCACAACATAAGTTCACGACGTTCTATCATAA from Aestuariirhabdus haliotis harbors:
- a CDS encoding thiosulfate oxidation carrier protein SoxY: MIERRELMLWLAAFPVLSLLVFSPVANGAPRDAKQRLKLLIGEKKPAKGRIKIELPAVTDQGRFVPIKVSVDSPMSDEDYVKAIHIIAERNPSPEVASFYLSPANGRAEISTRIRLLKTQVVLVAAEMNDGSTYLAKGRSKITGGAGGCG